In Antechinus flavipes isolate AdamAnt ecotype Samford, QLD, Australia chromosome 3, AdamAnt_v2, whole genome shotgun sequence, a genomic segment contains:
- the LOC127558125 gene encoding olfactory receptor 51V1-like: MSALSVHNLSTTTFLLTGFPGLEQFYSWIAIPFSSIYAIILLGNCLILHVIRTEPSLHEPMFYFLAMLAFTDLCMGLSTIHTVLGILWKFSHEISLDACIAQTYFIHGLSGTESGVLLAMSFDRFIAISNPLRYTTILTNTKVIQVGLIILVRSAFSILPAIIRLKFFHYCRHHILSHSFCLHQDLLRLACSDIRFNSFYALALVICIFLLDSLLILFSYILILHTVLAIASQEERLKSLQTCISHICAVLVFYIPIIGLTMVHRFGKHLSPLVHVLMGNIYILFPPLMNPIIYSIKTRQIRIRIQRVFFLKRY, encoded by the coding sequence ATGTCGGCTCTTTCTGTTCACAATCTTAGTACCACCACATTCCTCCTCACTGGTTTTCCAGGATTAGAACAATTTTATTCCTGGATTGCCATCCCTTTCTCCTCCATCTATGCTATCATCCTGCTGGGGAACTGTCTGATTCTCCATGTGATCCGGACTGAGCCAAGTCTACATGAGCCCATGTTTTACTTCCTAGCTATGCTGGCTTTCACTGACTTGTGCATGGGGCTCTCTACCATTCATACAGTATTGGGGATCTTGTGGAAGTTCAGCCATGAAATCAGCCTGGATGCCTGCATTGCTCAAACTTACTTCATTCATGGTCTGTCTGGTACAGAATCTGGAGTCCTTCTTGCCATGTCCTTTGATCGATTCATTGCAATCTCTAATCCTCTCAGATATACAACTATCTTGACAAATACCAAAGTCATACAAGTGGGGCTGATTATTTTGGTGAGGAGTGCTTTTTCAATTCTTCCTGCAATCATCCGCCTGAAGTTCTTCCATTATTGTCGCCACCACATCCTCTCCCATTCTTTCTGTCTTCACCAGGATCTCCTTCGTCTGGCTTGCTCTGACATTCGTTTCAATAGCTTCTATGCCCTGGCATTGGTGATCTGCATCTTTCTATTAGACTCCCTCCTCATCCTCTTCTCTTACATTCTCATCTTACATACAGTCTTAGCTATTGCATCTCAGGAGGAGAGACTCAAGTCCTTGCAGACTTGTATTTCCCATATCTGTGCTGTTCTGGTTTTCTACATTCCAATTATTGGTCTTACAATGGTGCATAGGTTTGGAAAACACCTTTCACCTCTCGTCCATGTTCTAATGGGAAACATCTATATCCTTTTCCCACCTCTCATGAACCCCATCATCTATAGCATCAAGACCAGGCAGATTCGCATCAGGATCCAAAGAGTCTTCTTCCTGAAAAGGTATTGA
- the LOC127557460 gene encoding olfactory receptor 52D1-like: MSLSNRTNLHPSTFILIGIPGLENAHLWISIPFCLVYMVALLGNFTLLFIIKTDPSLHEPMYLFLSMVAVADLIVSTVSVPKLLSLFWFKDREIRLEGCLTQIFLIHSCSIMESGFFLAMAFDRYVAICKPLRHSAILTHKVIGSLGLVIVFRGIVLISPLPFLLRWFPYCKSNIISHTYCEFMALVKLACVETKILRAYGLTIAFLTGGLDFILIICSYILILHAVFQLPSKEARLKTLGTCGSHVCVIFVSYIPAYFSFLTHRFGHNVPPHVHIFVANIYLLVPPMANPIIYGVRTKRIRERIIKILSPLKD; encoded by the coding sequence ATGTCACTCTCTAACAGGACCAATCTTCATCCCTCTACTTTCATCCTCATTGGAATCCCAGGATTGGAGAATGCGCACCTCTGGATCTCCATCCCCTTCTGCCTGGTAtacatggtggctctcctgggaaACTTTACTTTATTATTCATCATTAAGACTGACCCCAGTCTTCATGAGCCCATGTACCTCTTCCTTTCCATGGTGGCTGTAGCAGACCTAATCGTGTCTACGGTTTCAGTTCCCAAGCTTCTCAGCCTCTTCTGGTTCAAAGACAGAGAAATCCGACTTGAAGGTTGTCTGACACAAATTTTTCTGATCCACTCCTGCTCCATAATGGAATctggtttctttctggctatgGCCTTTGACCGCTATGTGGCCATATGTAAACCCCTTAGACACTCAGCAATCCTGACCCACAAAGTCATTGGAAGCTTGGGGTTGGTTATTGTTTTCCGTGGAATTGTGCTAATCAGTCCTCTTCCTTTTCTACTGAGGTGGTTTCCCTACTGCAAGAGCAATATCATCTCCCATACATACTGTGAGTTTATGGCCTTGGTCAAACTGGCTTGTGTTGAGACCAAAATACTTAGAGCTTATGGCCTCACTATTGCATTCCTTACTGGAGGACTGGATTTCATATTAATCATCTGTTCCTACATTCTCATTCTCCATGCTGTCTTCCAGCTCCCTTCTAAGGAAGCACGTCTGAAGACCCTTGGAACCTGTGGATCtcatgtctgtgtcatatttGTTTCTTACATTCCAGCCTACTTCTCATTCCTCACTCACAGGTTTGGACACAATGTTCCTCCTCATGTCCATATTTTTGtggctaacatttatttattggtCCCACCTATGGCAAATCCTATCATCTACGGGGTCAGGACAAAGAGAATCCGGGAGAGGATAATCAAAATCCTGAGTCCTCTAAAGGATTGA